Proteins encoded by one window of Roseibium sp. Sym1:
- the mdlC gene encoding benzoylformate decarboxylase, with protein MPTVKDVTFDLLRDLGLTTIVGNPGSTEETFLKNFPDDFRYVLSLQEASVVGIADGMAQGLRKPVIVNVHTGAGLGNAMGCILTAYQNKTPLILTAGQQTRNMLLLEPLLTNINATLMPQPWVKWSYEPSRAQDVPAAFMRAYAAAVQQPCGPVFLSLPLDDWDQEMEGPAVARTVALRSAADPARIREFAERISASTNPVLVYGSDIARAQAWEEGIAFAEALSAPVLTAPFAERTPFPESHRLHAGTLPSAIGPICKRLEGHDLVVTVGAPVFRYYPYVPGDYLPAGTGLLQVTDDPDMAAKAPVGDSLVSDARLFFEAILPLLDKRPHKANPYTKEPAPVPDLSVLPLTPDAVYSLVRDALPQDFVLVEESPSNVIELERQIPINTPDTFYTFASGGLGWDMPAAVGLALAEADSGRNRPVVAVIGDGSFQYSVQSIYTGVQEEAHVVFVAMRNSEYAILKEFAILEETPNVPGLDLPGLDIEALGRGYGAKTAKAKTAEELTGALKEALAHKGTSVIEVEISPKLRSLLG; from the coding sequence ATGCCGACGGTAAAAGACGTTACGTTTGACTTGCTGCGGGACCTGGGCCTGACGACCATCGTCGGCAATCCCGGATCCACCGAAGAAACCTTTCTGAAGAATTTCCCGGACGATTTTCGCTATGTGCTTTCCTTGCAGGAAGCAAGTGTGGTCGGCATTGCAGATGGCATGGCCCAGGGGTTGCGCAAGCCGGTCATCGTCAACGTGCATACCGGTGCCGGTCTCGGCAATGCGATGGGCTGTATCCTGACGGCCTATCAGAACAAGACACCGCTCATCCTGACCGCCGGCCAGCAGACCCGGAACATGTTGCTGCTCGAGCCGCTTCTGACCAACATCAACGCGACGCTGATGCCGCAGCCCTGGGTGAAGTGGAGCTATGAACCGTCCCGGGCCCAGGATGTGCCTGCGGCTTTCATGCGGGCCTATGCTGCAGCCGTTCAGCAGCCCTGTGGCCCGGTGTTCCTGTCCCTGCCTCTGGATGACTGGGATCAGGAAATGGAAGGGCCTGCCGTGGCAAGGACAGTGGCCTTGCGCTCCGCCGCGGACCCGGCCCGGATCAGGGAATTCGCCGAGCGAATTTCCGCATCCACCAATCCCGTTCTTGTTTACGGCTCCGACATCGCGCGGGCGCAGGCCTGGGAGGAGGGCATCGCGTTTGCGGAAGCCCTGTCGGCACCGGTCCTGACCGCTCCGTTTGCGGAGCGGACACCCTTCCCGGAAAGTCACAGGCTGCATGCCGGAACGCTGCCCTCGGCCATCGGTCCGATCTGCAAGCGCCTGGAGGGGCACGATCTCGTCGTGACCGTGGGAGCCCCGGTCTTCCGCTATTATCCCTACGTACCCGGGGATTACCTGCCGGCGGGAACAGGGCTGCTACAGGTGACGGATGATCCGGACATGGCGGCGAAGGCTCCGGTCGGAGACAGTCTCGTCTCCGATGCCAGGCTGTTCTTCGAGGCGATCCTGCCGTTGTTGGACAAACGGCCGCACAAGGCCAATCCCTACACCAAGGAGCCGGCGCCGGTACCGGACCTCTCGGTGCTGCCGCTTACACCGGATGCGGTCTACAGCCTTGTCAGGGACGCGCTTCCGCAAGACTTCGTGCTGGTCGAGGAATCGCCGTCCAACGTGATCGAGCTGGAACGCCAGATCCCGATCAACACGCCCGATACGTTCTACACCTTTGCGTCCGGAGGGCTTGGCTGGGACATGCCGGCAGCGGTCGGTCTCGCCCTTGCCGAGGCGGATAGCGGCCGAAACCGTCCGGTTGTCGCCGTGATCGGCGACGGGTCTTTCCAATATTCGGTCCAGAGCATCTACACCGGTGTTCAGGAAGAGGCACATGTTGTCTTCGTCGCCATGCGCAACAGCGAATATGCGATCCTGAAGGAGTTCGCGATCCTCGAGGAAACGCCGAATGTGCCCGGGCTGGATCTGCCCGGTCTTGATATCGAGGCCCTCGGGCGTGGTTATGGGGCCAAAACGGCGAAGGCGAAGACAGCCGAGGAGCTGACCGGAGCGCTCAAGGAGGCTCTTGCCCACAAGGGAACCTCCGTGATCGAGGTCGAAATATCCCCGAAACTGCGTTCTCTTCTTGGATAA
- a CDS encoding metal-dependent hydrolase, translated as MKLTWYGHSAFKIEIDGASILIDPFLTGNPSFPDDLTVDRVADGVTHVVLTHGHDDHIGDAVEILKKTGAQLTSNFEICMWATRQGIENINPMNSGGMVNTGPFKVAFTMAVHSSSKQTDGEAIYLGNPHGVIIEVPGQKVLYHMGDTDIFSDMALINEIYRPQVGIVPIGDRFTMGGKVAALACRKFFHFHTIVPCHYGSFPIIDPTSDAFLEALGPDSGKVPALKPGGTVTV; from the coding sequence ATGAAACTGACCTGGTACGGACATTCCGCCTTCAAGATCGAAATCGATGGCGCGTCGATCCTGATCGATCCGTTTCTCACCGGCAATCCTTCTTTTCCGGACGATCTGACGGTGGATCGGGTCGCCGACGGCGTGACGCATGTCGTTCTTACCCATGGACATGACGATCACATCGGGGATGCCGTCGAGATCCTGAAAAAGACCGGCGCGCAGCTGACCTCCAATTTCGAGATCTGCATGTGGGCCACCCGGCAGGGGATTGAAAACATCAATCCGATGAATTCGGGCGGCATGGTCAATACCGGGCCGTTCAAGGTCGCCTTCACGATGGCGGTCCATTCGTCCTCCAAGCAGACCGACGGCGAAGCGATTTATCTCGGCAATCCCCATGGCGTCATCATCGAGGTGCCGGGTCAGAAGGTGCTCTATCACATGGGCGACACGGATATTTTCTCCGACATGGCCCTGATCAACGAGATCTATCGGCCGCAGGTCGGCATCGTGCCGATCGGCGATCGTTTCACCATGGGCGGCAAGGTGGCCGCCCTGGCTTGCCGGAAGTTTTTCCATTTCCACACGATCGTGCCGTGCCATTATGGCTCTTTCCCGATCATCGACCCGACCTCGGACGCATTTCTGGAGGCGCTCGGGCCCGATAGCGGCAAGGTGCCGGCATTGAAGCCCGGTGGGACTGTCACGGTCTGA
- the ruvX gene encoding Holliday junction resolvase RuvX, which translates to MANDPALPLEDFMATVPANTRLIGLDLGTKTIGLALSDLGRGIASPMETIKRKKFTLDAEKLLEICARQQVGGIVLGLPLNMDGSEGPRVQATRAFVRNLSQKTELPITYWDERLSTAAVTRTLLEADSSRAKRAEAVDKMAAAFILQGFLDRLGFMGLE; encoded by the coding sequence ATGGCAAACGACCCCGCGCTCCCCCTTGAAGACTTCATGGCCACCGTGCCGGCCAACACCCGGCTGATCGGGCTCGATCTCGGCACCAAGACCATCGGCCTCGCGCTCTCCGATCTCGGCAGGGGCATCGCTTCTCCCATGGAAACGATCAAGCGCAAGAAATTCACGCTGGACGCGGAAAAGCTGCTGGAAATCTGCGCGAGGCAACAGGTCGGCGGCATCGTGCTCGGTCTGCCGCTCAACATGGATGGCAGCGAAGGCCCGCGGGTCCAGGCGACCCGCGCCTTTGTCCGCAACCTTTCCCAGAAGACGGAGCTGCCGATCACCTATTGGGACGAGCGGCTCTCGACGGCCGCCGTCACGCGCACGCTGCTGGAAGCCGATTCCAGCCGGGCCAAACGCGCCGAAGCCGTCGACAAGATGGCCGCCGCCTTCATCCTGCAGGGCTTTCTGGACCGACTCGGGTTCATGGGATTAGAGTAA
- a CDS encoding AEC family transporter, translated as MLTTLSALVPVILVIASGYLIARTGLITGEQWRGVERLAYYALFPAVLFRTISQADFNSFPTLNMGGSLLASIFAMALLLLLARTAIERIWGIGPARFTSIFQGTLRWNAMIALAIADNVAGDIGLAMLAVAMVFMIPVLNVASIVVLSRYASGTTPSAARIARDLYTNPFILSIGAGVIMNVGGLALPSMIDETLEIFARAALPIGIICVGAGLDLGSLRRPGPALTIGTFLRPLCMPLFAFAFASAFGVSGPALAVVIIASSVPCASNSFILARQMGGDAKLMAEIITLQTLAATVTIPLALLLFT; from the coding sequence ATGCTAACCACGCTGTCCGCCCTCGTGCCGGTGATCCTGGTGATTGCCTCCGGCTATCTGATCGCGCGCACCGGCCTGATCACGGGAGAACAATGGCGCGGTGTCGAACGGCTGGCCTATTACGCCCTCTTCCCCGCCGTGCTGTTCCGGACGATCTCACAAGCGGATTTCAACAGTTTCCCGACCCTCAACATGGGCGGCAGCCTGCTGGCCTCGATCTTTGCCATGGCGCTTCTCCTGCTGCTTGCGAGAACCGCCATCGAGCGGATCTGGGGCATTGGACCGGCCAGGTTCACGTCCATCTTCCAGGGCACCCTGCGCTGGAACGCCATGATCGCCCTGGCGATAGCCGACAATGTGGCCGGAGACATCGGCCTGGCCATGCTCGCCGTCGCCATGGTGTTCATGATCCCGGTGCTGAATGTTGCCAGTATCGTGGTGCTGTCGCGCTATGCCAGTGGCACCACGCCGAGCGCCGCCAGGATCGCCCGCGATCTCTACACAAACCCCTTCATTCTCTCGATTGGCGCGGGTGTCATCATGAATGTCGGCGGCCTCGCCCTGCCGTCGATGATCGACGAGACGCTGGAAATATTTGCCCGCGCGGCCCTGCCCATCGGCATTATCTGCGTCGGCGCCGGGCTTGATCTCGGCTCGCTGCGCCGTCCCGGCCCGGCCTTGACCATAGGCACGTTCCTGCGGCCCCTGTGCATGCCGCTCTTCGCCTTTGCCTTCGCCAGTGCCTTCGGCGTCAGCGGACCGGCGCTCGCCGTGGTCATCATTGCGAGTTCGGTGCCCTGTGCCAGCAACTCCTTCATCCTGGCGCGGCAAATGGGCGGCGATGCCAAACTCATGGCGGAAATCATCACGTTGCAGACGCTGGCGGCGACCGTGACCATCCCGCTTGCCCTGCTCCTGTTCACCTGA
- a CDS encoding aspartate carbamoyltransferase catalytic subunit has product MTVTDTHRDSPYPHRHLLGIEGLHPHEILGLLDRAEEAVEVSRQIHKRKHVLAGRTQINLFFENSTRTQSSFELAGKRLGADVMNMAVSQSSVKKGETLIDTAATLNAMHPDLLVVRHHAAGAVHLLARKVSCSVVNAGDGPHEHPTQALLDALTIRRHKGKIARLTVAICGDIAHSRVARSNIILLNALGARVRVIAPSTLLPSGIAQMGAEVFTSMKEGLAGADIVMMLRLQRERMNGAFVPSVREYYRYFGLDAEKLSYASEDALVMHPGPMNRGVEIDASIADGAQSLIREQVEMGVAVRMAVLEALAANLPNN; this is encoded by the coding sequence ATGACCGTGACAGATACCCATCGAGACAGCCCCTATCCCCATCGTCACCTTTTGGGCATTGAGGGCCTTCACCCCCACGAAATTCTGGGCCTGCTGGACCGTGCCGAGGAAGCCGTCGAGGTTTCCCGCCAGATCCACAAGCGCAAGCATGTTCTTGCCGGGCGCACCCAGATCAACCTGTTCTTCGAGAACTCGACCCGGACGCAAAGTTCGTTCGAGCTGGCCGGCAAACGGCTCGGCGCGGACGTCATGAACATGGCCGTGTCCCAGTCGTCGGTCAAAAAGGGCGAAACCCTGATCGACACGGCCGCGACGCTGAACGCCATGCATCCCGACCTGCTCGTGGTTCGCCATCACGCCGCCGGCGCGGTCCATCTTCTCGCCCGCAAGGTCAGCTGCTCGGTGGTCAATGCCGGTGACGGGCCGCATGAGCACCCGACCCAGGCCCTGCTTGATGCCCTGACCATCCGCCGCCACAAAGGCAAGATCGCCCGTCTGACCGTAGCGATCTGCGGCGACATCGCCCATTCCCGGGTTGCGCGCTCTAACATCATCCTGCTGAACGCGCTTGGTGCCCGGGTGCGCGTGATCGCGCCCTCCACCCTGCTGCCTTCCGGCATCGCCCAGATGGGCGCCGAGGTTTTCACCAGTATGAAAGAGGGGCTCGCCGGAGCTGACATCGTCATGATGCTGCGCCTGCAGCGCGAACGCATGAACGGTGCCTTCGTGCCGTCCGTGCGCGAGTATTACCGCTATTTCGGCCTCGACGCGGAGAAGCTCTCCTATGCCAGCGAAGATGCCCTGGTGATGCACCCCGGACCGATGAACCGCGGCGTCGAGATCGACGCCTCGATCGCCGATGGAGCCCAGAGCCTGATCCGCGAACAGGTAGAGATGGGCGTCGCCGTGCGCATGGCCGTGCTCGAGGCGCTGGCTGCCAACCTGCCGAACAACTGA
- a CDS encoding dihydroorotase produces MALDTPKPLVLSNARVIDPARELDAPGSVIIADGTILAAGPEAANQGTPYGAEIVDCKGAIACPGLVDFCVSVGEPGAEHRETLASASNAAAAGGVTTICTMPDTDPIIDDPALVDFILRRARDTASVNVLPLAALTKGLQGNEMTEIGLLQEAGAVAFTNGHKSVKNAQVMRRMMTYARDFGALVIHHTEDPDLAGGVMNSGLNASWKGLSGVPREAEIIMLERDLRLVGMSRAKYHANLITTADSADVIRTGKARGLDITAGISINHLTHNENDIGAYRTFFKMSPPLRDEDDRQAMIAAVADGTIDIICSNHDPQDVETKRHPWAEAEDGAIGLETLLAAALRLYHSEQVDLVTLLATMTSRPADRLGLETGRLAKGAPADVTVFDPDRPWVLEKSAIRSRSKNSPFEDARFSGRVLRTVVAGKTVYSHA; encoded by the coding sequence GTGGCTCTCGACACACCCAAACCTCTGGTTCTTTCCAATGCCAGGGTGATCGACCCGGCACGGGAACTCGACGCGCCCGGCTCGGTCATCATCGCCGACGGCACGATCCTCGCGGCCGGTCCGGAAGCCGCCAACCAGGGTACGCCCTACGGCGCGGAAATCGTAGATTGCAAGGGGGCGATTGCCTGCCCTGGCCTGGTTGACTTCTGTGTTTCGGTGGGTGAACCGGGCGCGGAGCACCGTGAGACCCTGGCCAGCGCGTCCAACGCCGCAGCCGCCGGCGGCGTCACCACGATCTGCACCATGCCGGACACCGATCCCATAATCGACGATCCGGCCCTGGTCGACTTCATCCTGCGCCGCGCCCGCGACACGGCCAGCGTCAACGTGTTGCCGCTGGCGGCCCTGACGAAAGGTCTCCAGGGTAACGAGATGACCGAAATCGGTCTGCTTCAGGAGGCCGGCGCCGTTGCCTTCACCAACGGGCACAAGTCGGTCAAGAACGCCCAGGTGATGCGGCGCATGATGACCTATGCCCGCGACTTCGGCGCGCTCGTGATCCACCACACGGAAGATCCGGATCTGGCGGGCGGTGTCATGAATTCCGGCTTGAACGCGAGCTGGAAGGGCCTGTCCGGCGTGCCGCGCGAAGCGGAAATCATCATGCTGGAACGGGATCTGCGCCTGGTCGGCATGTCCAGGGCAAAGTATCACGCGAACCTGATCACGACCGCCGACAGTGCCGACGTCATCCGCACCGGCAAGGCCCGTGGCCTCGACATCACCGCGGGCATCTCGATCAACCACCTGACCCACAACGAAAACGACATCGGTGCCTACCGAACCTTCTTCAAGATGTCGCCTCCCTTACGCGACGAAGACGACCGCCAGGCGATGATCGCCGCCGTTGCGGACGGCACCATCGACATCATCTGCTCCAACCACGACCCGCAGGATGTCGAGACCAAGCGCCATCCCTGGGCCGAGGCCGAGGACGGCGCCATCGGCCTGGAAACCCTGCTCGCCGCCGCGCTTCGTCTGTATCACTCCGAACAGGTCGACCTCGTCACCCTGTTGGCCACGATGACCAGCCGTCCGGCGGACCGGCTCGGCCTCGAAACCGGACGGCTCGCCAAGGGCGCCCCGGCGGATGTCACGGTGTTCGACCCCGACCGCCCCTGGGTCCTGGAGAAAAGCGCGATCCGCTCGCGGTCCAAGAACTCGCCCTTCGAAGATGCCCGTTTCTCGGGCCGTGTACTGCGCACCGTGGTGGCCGGAAAAACGGTCTACTCTCACGCCTGA
- the plsY gene encoding glycerol-3-phosphate 1-O-acyltransferase PlsY translates to MPDPISWEFAWPYYVAALAFGYLLGSIPFGLIFTRMAGLGDIRKIGSGNIGTTNVLRTGNKAVALATLLGDGLKGTAAVLAINHFYGQEMALIAGLGAFLGHLFPVWLKFRGGKGVATYLGILLGIFWPMFLLAAAIWIAMAVVFRYSSLSALTMTLLTPVLLWLVFHQVQMAEMFVLLTVLAWAKHHENISRLLRGQESRIGSKSKPAPDASVSGDGGA, encoded by the coding sequence GTGCCTGATCCGATCAGCTGGGAATTCGCCTGGCCCTATTATGTCGCCGCCCTCGCCTTCGGCTACCTGCTCGGCTCGATTCCGTTCGGGCTGATCTTCACCCGCATGGCCGGTCTCGGCGATATCCGCAAGATCGGCTCCGGCAACATCGGCACTACCAACGTGCTGCGCACGGGCAACAAGGCCGTCGCCCTGGCAACCCTGCTCGGGGACGGCTTGAAGGGCACGGCCGCCGTACTCGCCATCAACCATTTCTATGGTCAGGAAATGGCGTTGATCGCGGGCCTGGGCGCATTTCTCGGTCATCTCTTTCCGGTCTGGCTGAAATTCAGGGGCGGCAAGGGAGTTGCAACCTATCTCGGCATCCTGCTCGGGATCTTCTGGCCGATGTTCCTGCTGGCGGCCGCGATCTGGATCGCCATGGCCGTCGTGTTTCGCTATTCCTCCCTGTCCGCCCTGACAATGACGCTGCTGACACCGGTGCTGCTGTGGCTTGTTTTTCATCAGGTCCAGATGGCCGAGATGTTCGTGCTCCTGACCGTTCTGGCATGGGCCAAGCATCACGAGAATATCAGCCGCCTGCTGCGCGGACAGGAAAGCAGGATCGGTTCAAAGTCAAAACCCGCACCGGACGCCTCCGTGTCCGGTGACGGAGGCGCGTGA
- the dprA gene encoding DNA-processing protein DprA, giving the protein MSGPADDKTRRLSEADRIAWLRLIRSENIGPVTFTDLLDHCGTAQEALERLPELSRRGGRRSYRLCPLEDAEAELSAHERVGARLVALGDDDYPPHLRHIDGPPPLLSVVGGDAITRERMIAVVGARNASLSGRKLAGQFAHGLGGEGFAVVSGLARGIDTAAHEAALNTGTVAVFAGGINVLYPPENDRLLAALLDAGGAAISEMPFGWKPRGRDFPRRNRLISGLSVGVVVIEAAKASGSLHTARYALEQNREIFAVPGSPLDPRSEGANRLIRQGATLVTSTADILESLSGRLEPALPFAPKLFREPEINTPRGPTDPDTRLRERVLGALGPAPVDLDELIRFADGDARSIHIILLELELAGRVERHRGNKISALM; this is encoded by the coding sequence GTGAGCGGCCCCGCGGACGATAAAACCAGACGCCTCTCCGAGGCAGACCGGATTGCTTGGCTCCGGCTAATACGCTCCGAAAACATTGGACCCGTCACCTTCACAGACCTGCTGGACCATTGCGGCACCGCGCAGGAGGCGCTTGAGCGTTTGCCTGAACTTTCGCGCCGCGGCGGACGCAGGAGCTACAGGCTCTGCCCGCTCGAAGACGCCGAAGCCGAACTGAGCGCCCATGAGCGCGTCGGGGCTCGGCTGGTGGCGCTCGGTGACGACGACTATCCACCGCACCTCAGGCACATAGACGGTCCACCGCCTCTCCTGTCGGTTGTGGGCGGCGATGCCATCACCCGGGAGCGCATGATTGCCGTTGTCGGTGCCCGCAACGCCTCCCTGTCGGGCCGCAAGCTCGCGGGACAGTTTGCGCACGGACTGGGTGGGGAAGGTTTCGCGGTGGTGTCCGGCCTCGCCCGCGGCATCGATACCGCCGCCCATGAGGCAGCACTGAACACAGGCACGGTTGCCGTTTTTGCCGGCGGCATCAATGTTCTCTATCCACCCGAGAACGATCGGCTGCTCGCCGCCCTTCTCGATGCGGGCGGGGCCGCAATCAGCGAAATGCCCTTCGGCTGGAAGCCGCGCGGTCGCGACTTTCCACGCCGCAACCGCCTGATTTCAGGATTGTCTGTCGGCGTTGTCGTGATAGAGGCCGCAAAAGCCTCCGGCTCCTTGCACACCGCGCGTTATGCGCTGGAGCAGAACCGGGAAATCTTCGCCGTGCCGGGGTCTCCGCTCGACCCGCGGTCCGAGGGCGCCAACAGGCTGATCCGCCAGGGCGCAACGCTGGTCACGTCGACGGCGGATATTCTGGAAAGCCTGTCCGGCCGCCTCGAACCCGCGCTGCCCTTCGCTCCGAAATTGTTCCGCGAGCCTGAGATCAACACGCCCCGGGGACCGACGGATCCGGACACAAGGCTGCGGGAACGTGTTCTCGGCGCCCTCGGACCGGCGCCGGTGGACCTTGACGAACTGATCCGATTTGCCGACGGCGACGCCCGCTCCATCCACATAATCCTCCTGGAGCTCGAGCTGGCGGGGCGTGTGGAACGGCATCGCGGCAACAAAATCTCCGCATTGATGTGA
- the topA gene encoding type I DNA topoisomerase: MNVVIVESPAKAKTINKYLGSDYTVLASYGHVRDLPPKDGSVQPDDNFAMSWQVDSKSQKRLTEIANAVKEADRLILATDPDREGEAISWHVLEVLQKKRVLKDKHVERVVFNAITKKAILEAMDNPRQLDTPLVDAYLARRALDYLVGFTLSPVLWRKLPGARSAGRVQSVALRLICDREMEIEVFNPQEYWSIFANMKTPAGDMFQAGLTGFDGRKIGRLDITNEADATTIRTMLESASFKVDSVASKPAKRNPAAPFTTSTLQQEASRKLGFAASRTMQVAQKLYEGISIGGETSGLITYMRTDGVQIAGEAIAAARSVIGKDFGDKYVPEKPRAYSSKAKNAQEAHEAIRPTDLSRRPKDVAPFLDQDQAKLYELIWKRTMASQMESAVLERTTIEILADGSGKRANLRATGSVVRFDGFLALYQESRDDDEDENSKRLPAVDEGAALTAASVDGKSDAIEASQHFTTPPPRYTEASLVKKMEELGIGRPSTYASTLQTLRDRDYVELDKKQLVPMDKGRIVTAFLESFFQRYIEFDFTASLEEQLDKISAGELSWQDVLRDFWTGFSGAVDEIKDLRVAQVIDALNELLGPHIFPAKEDGSDPRKCPTCDSGQLSLKVSRWGAFIGCSNYPECGYTRQLGKPNGENGDADEGPKVFGTDPESGLEVSLRTGRFGPYVQLGNEAKPKRSSLPKGWSAADMDLEKALQLLSLPREVGPHPEDGKMITAGIGRYGPFVLHEGTYANLSTPDEVFSVGINRAVDALAEKRAKGGGRRGAAATPLKELGEHPDEGGPVNVYDGRYGPYVKHGKINATLPKDSDPTAVTLEQALELIAAKAAKGGTKKKAAAKKPAAKKTAAKKANGEDKPATKKTASKKTTAKKAEKAEVDTSSEEVPWDDAT, translated from the coding sequence ATGAACGTCGTCATTGTGGAATCGCCGGCGAAAGCCAAGACGATCAACAAATATCTAGGCTCCGACTACACGGTCCTGGCCTCCTACGGTCACGTGCGCGACCTGCCGCCCAAGGACGGCTCGGTGCAGCCGGACGACAACTTCGCCATGAGCTGGCAGGTGGATTCGAAATCCCAGAAACGCCTCACGGAGATCGCGAACGCGGTCAAGGAAGCCGACCGCCTCATTCTCGCGACCGACCCCGACCGCGAAGGCGAAGCGATTTCCTGGCACGTTCTGGAAGTTTTGCAGAAGAAGCGCGTCCTTAAGGACAAGCATGTCGAGCGGGTCGTGTTCAACGCCATCACCAAGAAGGCGATCCTGGAGGCGATGGACAATCCGCGCCAGCTCGACACGCCGCTGGTCGACGCCTACCTTGCGCGACGCGCGCTCGACTACCTGGTCGGCTTCACGCTGTCGCCGGTCCTGTGGCGCAAGCTGCCCGGCGCCCGCTCCGCCGGCCGTGTGCAATCCGTGGCCCTTCGGCTCATCTGCGACCGGGAAATGGAGATCGAGGTCTTCAACCCGCAGGAATACTGGTCGATCTTCGCCAACATGAAGACACCTGCCGGCGACATGTTCCAGGCGGGGCTGACCGGCTTCGACGGCAGGAAGATCGGCCGCCTCGACATTACCAACGAGGCGGATGCCACCACCATCCGCACCATGCTGGAAAGCGCCAGCTTCAAGGTCGACAGCGTCGCCTCCAAACCGGCGAAGCGCAATCCGGCCGCGCCCTTCACCACCTCGACGCTGCAGCAGGAAGCCTCCCGCAAACTCGGTTTTGCCGCATCACGCACCATGCAGGTTGCGCAGAAGCTCTACGAAGGCATTTCCATTGGCGGGGAAACCTCCGGCCTCATCACCTACATGCGTACCGACGGCGTGCAGATTGCCGGTGAAGCCATTGCCGCCGCCCGCTCGGTGATCGGCAAGGATTTCGGTGACAAGTATGTCCCCGAAAAGCCGCGGGCCTATTCCTCCAAGGCGAAAAACGCACAGGAAGCCCACGAGGCCATCCGGCCGACCGATCTGTCCCGCCGCCCCAAGGACGTTGCCCCATTCCTCGACCAGGACCAGGCCAAGCTTTACGAGCTGATCTGGAAACGGACGATGGCCTCGCAGATGGAATCGGCCGTTCTGGAACGCACCACCATCGAGATCCTGGCCGATGGCTCGGGCAAGCGTGCCAACCTGCGTGCCACCGGCTCCGTCGTGCGTTTCGACGGTTTCCTGGCGCTCTACCAGGAAAGCCGCGATGACGACGAGGACGAGAATTCCAAGCGCCTGCCCGCCGTCGACGAAGGCGCCGCGCTAACGGCCGCCTCGGTCGACGGCAAGTCGGACGCGATCGAAGCCTCGCAGCATTTCACCACACCGCCGCCGCGTTACACCGAGGCGAGCCTGGTGAAGAAGATGGAGGAGCTCGGCATCGGACGGCCGTCCACCTATGCCTCCACGCTGCAGACGCTGCGTGACCGCGACTATGTCGAGCTTGACAAGAAGCAGCTGGTGCCGATGGACAAGGGCCGCATCGTCACAGCCTTCCTGGAGAGCTTCTTCCAGCGCTATATCGAGTTCGATTTCACCGCGAGCCTGGAAGAGCAGCTCGACAAGATCTCCGCGGGCGAGCTGTCCTGGCAGGATGTGCTGCGCGACTTCTGGACCGGCTTTTCCGGCGCTGTCGACGAGATCAAGGACTTGCGCGTCGCCCAGGTCATCGATGCCCTCAACGAGCTGCTCGGTCCGCATATCTTCCCGGCCAAGGAAGACGGCTCCGATCCGCGCAAGTGCCCGACCTGCGACAGCGGCCAGCTGTCCCTGAAGGTCAGCCGCTGGGGCGCCTTCATCGGCTGCTCCAACTACCCCGAATGCGGCTACACCCGCCAGCTGGGCAAGCCGAACGGCGAGAACGGCGATGCCGACGAGGGTCCGAAGGTGTTCGGCACCGACCCGGAAAGCGGTCTGGAAGTATCCCTGCGCACCGGCCGGTTCGGTCCCTATGTGCAACTCGGCAACGAGGCCAAGCCGAAGCGGTCCTCGCTTCCCAAGGGCTGGTCCGCGGCCGACATGGACCTGGAAAAGGCGCTGCAACTGCTGTCACTGCCACGCGAGGTCGGACCGCATCCCGAAGACGGCAAGATGATCACCGCCGGCATCGGCCGCTACGGTCCGTTCGTGCTGCACGAGGGAACCTACGCCAACCTGTCCACGCCGGACGAGGTCTTCTCCGTCGGCATCAACCGTGCCGTCGATGCCCTGGCCGAGAAACGCGCCAAGGGTGGAGGCCGCCGCGGTGCCGCGGCGACGCCGCTGAAGGAACTGGGCGAGCATCCGGATGAAGGCGGGCCGGTCAACGTCTATGACGGACGCTACGGGCCATATGTCAAGCACGGCAAGATCAATGCGACCCTGCCCAAGGACAGCGATCCGACGGCGGTCACGCTGGAACAGGCGCTGGAGCTGATCGCTGCCAAGGCCGCCAAGGGCGGCACCAAGAAGAAGGCCGCCGCGAAGAAACCCGCCGCCAAGAAGACCGCTGCCAAAAAGGCCAACGGCGAAGACAAGCCGGCGACGAAGAAAACGGCCTCCAAGAAGACGACCGCAAAAAAGGCCGAAAAGGCCGAGGTCGACACGTCGTCCGAAGAGGTTCCCTGGGATGATGCCACTTGA